In Aphelocoma coerulescens isolate FSJ_1873_10779 chromosome 3, UR_Acoe_1.0, whole genome shotgun sequence, a single window of DNA contains:
- the CASP8AP2 gene encoding CASP8-associated protein 2 isoform X2: MAAGEDGLGLFDTRYSAEASPFREGDESSVDIYDGLDSSVSVSDNFAPNATPSRSSLNLFDEILIEEGTAKKASYDENIILQNENQALKKNISALIKTARVEINRKDEEISHLHQRLSEFPNHRRTYLPGSTKTKDSKFRPSDLGDNMKMEHRMKNDCSKDGYHSYSSHNTDSGKSGSEKRNTPFSLRHPPEELCSDGTHTCALSYDHTSSKESRKERKETKSNEQYSRGNVNKHKREVHQSTGNDGDSEEGNSDPQQKLKTLSEKASKNELQQKSQSMKLKCSPSVERRVERGVSSWEKQTAGKDRFQTRGELYADERLQNGLKKDIKTHDKGEKHAGQKNKPTEKLQEQPRRPGRGSSPHSKNSKSVHESRKCRVEESRKVKHLDCKRDRGTDDHISREGRTSPNSSSREHKYARLKESSSRHEWETAHSKSERHRTEEKRKREREDQDENRHFRNEKKVAKEFSHQSVKDSKKSTDVTKSVRKKSCKLEETSRVADSLKNDKVPKTKGNRTGPKSKDLKLSFMEKLNLTLSPNKKQCLPAVDRLRKPSQKATDEGSTELTLQAELLDSTHPLDCGPTEHSHSALQVLDTAAQSNVEPSLPVSISSENGALKVAAADPAQCEALPAVAADEPSSETLPEADVGQVQPQTLPEAAKVLVPDEREANTPSEVAEACDPVELEASGKTAAVTGLSHPESLPLEVTGSMAECEELPVTEGEMQDGNVPAAEVAEPEPASMADFLESAAEKKEEDKIWLATDIESSADQCGSQNVVLDDSEARSSGDLESSGTADGISETKPDCLMEVVRDDDHVAAENVDCPIEGKSICEISISKSHSLDRTIITKDEPLVDQNTCNLEPDLTDNSTAAASSLSGEMCPITKEIETNPVSVDDDSSILSIDLNHLRYIPKAISPLNSPVRPLAKALKMEGPCKGIVKTYNKDLIPEGTVVICPSKNLSKEVNKENQKPVSMSDEHLEMESQLSISSDEIEEGEIVSSDEEKEKSKPERGSENTKKSRPKASSETRNLTSSPQNQNSKTVHCNEDNGKFVSVQVSTQKNGERHKNQTFRSSKNMRKNKTVSIACLEKIVHVIVEPSNIQEIMQMLRAIRKQMRKSYMKFKVHFPVQHFHRIIESGIINFTALIRYLNFSKICALGDTLKLNICDIIESKLKQVKKNAIVDRLFEQQVSDMKKQLWKFVDEQLDYLFEKIRRIIIKLCDVGNEGEEGKFERAGKQNHKISHKNDVQRPRKKSLKDGSQKPEEYISKETVDYQQPKCHHEKNKTGTPKTAFTKCLNSIDNTRNSQTKVHLSKESNLQSTLTPVRGVKHEKEGLLLSRDANKSDLSYELLTEQQASSLTFNLVSDAQMGEIFKSLLQGSDLLEKNGGSINRNECEFRTPEKQFLDSHKCRDNAAELEQEIAPKEACMDCKQEEDISWTIVSPVRAPSLASRPQMPVDPDVLDESCMFEVSTNSASCKEDECNLQKNKSCVSSILLEDLAVSLTIPSPLKSDAHLSFLKPENNSSSAPEGVVSAHYSEDALLGEEDATEQDIHLALESDNSSSKSSCSSSWTSRPVAPGFQCRPSLPMQAVIMEKSNDHFIVKIRRAVPSVSPASDQMAPVKEAQASSTKTGKGEMRTGGKERDSQSGTVKEAIKPDLVKMDHLPHVSAEQEQNPTIAQPLKESHNNIGKKESTELLGTCRKSSDKESHDTESPDKGSEQSETHKLQVSKNINEMHVKSQASFPAGCNMKSYITDGVVNGTSCHAVESRADNGTRETSTGNSEVSDKKEELEECFNASIDLTEELSSETVAGECDLETKPSSKTDGGCQISIDDKTSKKRKKETIEENSDSKRQRKGTESAGEGSDGSNIRSEDRNSSPKQCSNKKNELQQNKDSSALGSSPSSPSLYAKNIIKKKGEVVVSWTRNDDREILLECQKKGPSSKTFVSLATRLNKSPNQVSERFKQLMKLFKKSKCK; the protein is encoded by the exons ATGGCAGCAGGTGAGGATGGACTGGGACTGTTTGATACCCGCTACAGTG CTGAAGCTTCCCCCTTCAGGGAAGGAGATGAGAGCTCAGTGGATATTTATGATGGCTTGGACAGCAGTGTGTCGGTTTCTG ACAATTTTGCACCAAATGCTACACCATCTAGAAGCAGCTTAAATTTATTTGATGAAATATTAATTGAAGAAGGGACTGCAAAGAAAGCATCCTATGACGAG aatATCATTCTACAGAATGAAAACCAAGCTCTCAAAAAGAATATTTCAGCCCTTATCAAAACAGCAAGAGTGGAAATTAACCGTAAGGATGAAGAAATCAGTCATCTCCATCAAAG GCTATCGGAATTTCCCAACCATCGAAGAACATACCTTCCAGGAtcaactaaaacaaaagattcCAAATTCAGACCTTCTGATTTAGGTGACAATATGAAGATGGAACATAGAATGAAAAATGACTGTTCAAAAGATGGATACCACAGTTACTCATCTCATAACACGGACAGTGGGAAGTCTGGCTCTGAAAAAAGGAACACTCCATTTTCGCTGAGGCACCCTCCTGAAGAGCTCTGCAGTGATGGTACTCACACGTGTGCACTGAGCTATGACCATACTTCCAGCAAGgagagcagaaaggaaagaaaagaaactaaaaGTAATGAACAGTACAGCAGGGGAAATGTCAACAAACACAAGAGAGAAGTACATCAGAGCACTGGAAATGATGGTGACAGTGAAGAGGGGAATTCAGATCCTCAACAGAAGCTGAAAACCCTATCAGAGAAGGCTAGTAAAAATGAATTGCAACAAAAAAGTCAGAGCATGAAACTCAAATGCAGTCCAAGTGTAGAAAGAAGAGTAGAAAGGGGTGTTTCTTCCTGGGAGAAACAGACAGCTGGTAAAGACAGGTTTCAAACAAGAGGTGAATTGTATGCTGATGAGAGATTAcaaaatggattaaaaaaagacattaaaacaCATGATAAAGGTGAAAAACATGCTGgccaaaaaaataaaccaactgAAAAGCTGCAAGAACAACCAAGGAGGCCTGGTAGGGGGAGCAGTCCACACTCCAAGAATTCAAAGAGTGTTCATGAATCACGCAAATGTCGTGTGGAAGAGTCTAGAAAAGTAAAACACCTTGACTGCAAGAGAGACAGGGGAACAGATGATCATATCTCTCGAGAAGGAAGGACTTCACCTAAttccagcagcagagagcaTAAATATGCACGCTTGAAGGAaagcagtagtagacatgaatgGGAAACAGCACATTCCAAATCAGAAAGACacagaactgaagaaaaaaggaaaagggaaagagaggaTCAGGATGAAAATAGACattttagaaatgaaaaaaaagttgcaAAAGAATTTTCTCACCAATCTGTAAAAGACTCCAAGAAAAGTACAGATGTTACAAAAAGCGTGAGAAAGAAATCCTGTAAGCTGGAAGAAACATCCAGAGTAGCAGATAGCTTAAAAAATGATAAAGTTCCCAAAACTAAAGGTAATCGCACTGGGCCAAAAAGCAAAGACTTAAAACTTAGCTTTATGGAAAAGCTAAATTTAACTCTTTCTCCTAATAAGAAACAATGTCTGCCTGCAGTGGATAGGCTTAGAAAACCTTCCCAAAAGGCCACTGATGAGGGAAGTACAGAGCTCACACTGCAAGCCGAACTCTTAGATTCTACCCACCCTCTAGACTGTGGTCCCACAGAGCACAGTCATTCAGCACTACAAGTTCTGGACACTGCAGCTCAGAGCAATGTGGAACCATCACTGCCTGTTTCCATCAGTTCTGAAAACGGAGCCTTGAAAGTAGCAGCAGCAGATCCAGCACAGTGTGAAGCGTTGCCAGCAGTCGCAGCTGATGAACCAAGCTCAGAAACCTTACCAGAAGCAGACGTGGGTCAGGTACAGCCCCAAACATTGCCAGAAGCAGCAAAGGTGCTGGTTCCTGATGAGAGGGAGGCAAATACGCCATCAGAAGTGGCAGAGGCTTGTGATCCAGTTGAATTGGAAGCCTcaggaaaaacagcagcagtgacGGGTCTGAGCCACCCTGAATCTTTGCccctggaggtgacagggagTATGGCAGAGTGTGAAGAGTTGCCTGTGACAGAGGGTGAGATGCAGGATGGTAATGTACCAGCAGCAGAAGTGGCCGAACCTGAACCTGCAAGTATGGCAGACTTTCTAGAGtcagcagcagagaagaaagaggaagataaAATATGGCTGGCTACTGACATAGAAAGCTCTGCAGATCAATGTGGCTCTCAAAATGTTGTCTTAGATGACTCAGAAGCCAGAAGTTCTGGTGATCTGGAGTCCTCTGGTACTGCAGATGGCAtcagtgaaacaaaaccagacTGTTTAATGGAAGTAGTGAGGGATGATGATCACGTGGCTGCAGAAAATGTTGACTGTCCCATAGAGGGAAAGAGTATCTGTGAAATTAGTATTAGTAAATCTCATTCACTGGACAGAACGATAATAACTAAGGATGAACCACTAGTTGACCAGAATACTTGTAATCTGGAGCCAGACCTAACTGATAACAGTACTGCAGCAGCATCTTCTCTCAGTGGTGAGATGTGTCCTATAActaaagagatagaaactaaCCCAGTTTCTGTTGATGATGACAGCTCAATACTGAGCATTGATCTCAATCACTTGAGGTATATTCCAAAGGCAATCAGCCCACTGAATAGTCCAGTGCGTCCTTTGGCTAAAGCACTGAAGATGGAAGGTCCCTGTAAAGGCATTGTGAAGACTTACAACAAAG aTTTAATTCCTGAAGGTACTGTTGTCATCTGTCCCTCAAAGAACTTGTCAAAGGAGGTaaacaaagaaaatcaaaagcCAGTTAGTATGTCTGATGAACACTTAGAGATGGAGTCTCAGCTAAGTATCTCTTCAGATGAAATAGAAGAAGGCGAAATTGTGAGTAGCgatgaagagaaagaaaaatctaaacCAGAGAGAGGctctgaaaatacaaaaaagtcAAGACCAAAAGCTTCTTCTGAGACACGAAATTTGACCAGCAGTCCTCAGAATCAAAATAGCAAAACTGTACACTGCAATGAAGATAATGGAAAATTTGTTTCTGTGCAAGTAAGCACACAAAAGAATGGAGAGAGGCATAAAAATCAGACCTTCAGATCTTCAAAGAatatgaggaaaaacaaaactgtgAGCATTGCTTGTCTTGAAAAAATAGTTCATGTTATTGTTGAACCTTCAAATATACAAGAAATCATGCAGATGCTCAGAGCTATACGAAAACAGATGAGGAAAAGTTATATGAAGTTCAAAGTACACTTCCCAGTTCAGCATTttcacagaattatagaatctGGGATCATAAATTTTACAGCATTAATAAGATACTTGAACTTTTCCAAGATATGTGCATTAGGTGATACATTAAAATTGAATATCTGTGATATTATAGAGTCAAAACTTAAACAAGTTAAAAAGAATGCAATAGTGGACCGTCTTTTTGAACAGCAAGTGTCAGATATGAAAAAACAGTTGTGGAAATTTGTAGATGAACAGCTTGATTACTTATTTGAAAAGATAAGGAGAATTATAATAAAGCTATGTGATGTGGGAAATGAGGGTGAGGAAGGGAAGTTCGAAAGGGCCGGAAAGCAAAACCACAAGATCAGTCATAAAAATGATGTGCAGAGACCTAGAAAAAAGTCCCTGAAAGATGGTTCTCAAAAGCCTGAAGAATATATTTCAAAGGAAACTGTGGATTATCAACAACCTAAATGTCACCATGAGAAAAATAAGACGGGTACACCAAAAACTGCCTTTACAAAATGTCTTAACTCCATTGATAACACAAGAAATTCCCAAACAAAAGTTCACCTATCTAAAGAGAGTAATTTACAAAGCACTCTTACTCCAGTGAGGGGTGTTAAACATGAAAAGGAAGGACTCCTACTGTCCAGAGATGCTAACAAGTCTGATCTTAGTTATGAGCTTCTCACAGAACAACAAGCATCCAGTCTTACGTTTAATCTTGTAAGTGATGCTCAAATGGgtgaaatttttaaaagcttattGCAAGGCTCTGAtctcttggaaaaaaatggtGGCAGTATCAACAGAAATGAGTGTGAATTCAGGACGccagaaaaacagtttttagACAGTCATAAATGCAGGGATAATGCTGCTGAACTAGAGCAAGAAATTGCTCCAAAGGAGGCATGCATGGATTGTAAACAGGAAGAGGATATTAGCTGGACTATTGTTTCACCTGTAAGAGCTCCCTCACTAGCATCTAGGCCTCAGATGCCTGTTGATCCAGATGTGCTGGATGAGAGCTGTATGTTTGAGGTTTCCACAAACTCGGCTTCGTGCAAAGAAGATGAATGCAATTTGCAGAAGAATAAATCATGTGTTTCTTCTATCCTTCTTGAAGATTTGGCTGTTTCCTTAACGATTCCATCACCTTTGAAATCAGATGCTCACCTCAGCTTTCTAAAACCTGAGAATAATTCTAGCTCAGCTCCAGAGGGTGTTGTTAGTGCACATTACAGCGAAGATGCACTTCTAGGAGAGGAGGATGCCACTGAACAAGACATTCATTTGGCTTTAGAATCTGATAACTCAAGCAGTAAATCAAGTTGTTCATCATCGTGGACAAGTCGGCCTGTTGCTCCCGGTTTTCAGTGTCGCCCCAGCCTACCAATGCAAGCAGTAATCATGGAGAAATCCAATGATCATTTTATTGTAAAGATTAGGCGTGCAGTGCCATCTGTCTCACCAGCTTCTGATCAGATGGCTCCAGTGAAGGAGGCACAGGCATCCTCAACCAagactggaaaaggagaaatgagaactgggggaaaagaaagggaCAGCCAGAGTGGCACCGTGAAAGAAGCCATCAAACCAGATCTGGTTAAGATGGATCACTTGCCGCACGTCAGTGCTGAACAAGAACAAAATCCTACCATAGCTCAGCCTCTGAAGGAGTCACACAATAatattggaaagaaagaaagtacTGAGTTGCTTGGGACCTGTAGAAAATCTTCAGACAAAGAGAGCCACGACACTGAAAGCCCAGATAaaggctctgagcaatctgagACACACAAATTGCAAGTATCCAAAAACATAAATGAAATGCATGTTAAATCTCAAGCTTCTTTTCCTGCTGGATGCAATATGAAGTCATACATAACAGATGGTGTTGTTAATGGAACTTCATGTCATGCAGTGGAATCCAGAGCAGATAATGGGACTCGGGAaacttcaacaggaaactcagaaGTCAGTGATAAAAAGGAAGAACTTGAAGAGTGCTTCAATGCATCTATAGACTTAACAGAAGAGCTTTCTAGTGAGACTGTAGCAGGTGAATGTGATCTTGAAACAAAACCCAGTTCAAAGACTGATGGAGGGTGCCAGATAAGTATAGATGATAAAACTagtaaaaagaggaaaaaagagaccATAGAAGAGAATTCCGATTCAAAAAGGCAACGAAAAGGAACTGAATCAGCAGGTGAGGGGAGTGATGGAAGTAATATCAGGTCTGAAGATAGAAATTCATCACCCAAACAATGTTCCAATAAGAAGAATGAGCTACAGCAGAACAAAGACTCTTCTGCCTTGGGTTCATCTCCATCATCACCTAGCCTCTATGCCAAAAACATCATTAAAAAGAAGGGAGAAGTAGTAGTGTCCTGGACAAG AAATGATGACCGAGAAATTTTACTGGAATGTCAGAAAAAAGGACCATCAAGCAAAACTTTTGTTTCCTTGGCCACTAGGCTAAACAAAAGCCCAAATCAG GTTTCAGAAAGATTCAAGCAGTTAATGAAGCTGTTCAAGAAATCCAAGTGCAAGTAG